The following proteins come from a genomic window of Gavia stellata isolate bGavSte3 unplaced genomic scaffold, bGavSte3.hap2 HAP2_SCAFFOLD_61, whole genome shotgun sequence:
- the LOC132321010 gene encoding exportin-2-like: protein MELSDANLQTLTEYLKKTLDPDPAIRRPAEKFLESVEGSQNYPLLLLTLLEKSQENVIKVCASVTFKNYIKRNWRIVEDEPNKICESDRIAIKANIVPLMLSSPEQIQKQLSDAISIIGREDFPQKWPDLLTEMVNRFQSGDFHVINGVLRTAHSLFKRYRHEFKSNELWTEIKLVLDAFALPLTNLFKATIELCSTHANDASALKVLFSSLILIAKLFYSLNFQDLPEFFEDNMETWMTNFHSLLTLDNKLLQTDDEEEAGLLELLKSQICDNAALYAQKYDEEFQPYLPRFVTAIWNLLVTTGQEVKYDLLVSNAVQFLASVCERPHYKHLFEDQNTLTSICEKVIVPNMEFRAADEEAFEDNSEEYIRRDLEGSDIDTRRRAACDLVRGLCKFFEGPVTGIFSGYVNSVLQEYAKNPSVNWKHKDAAIYLVTSLASKAQTQKHGITQANELVNLTEFFVNHIQPDLKSASVNEFPVLKADGIKYIMIFRNQVPKEQLLVSIPLLISHLQAESIVVHTYAAHALERLFTMRGTNNSTLITAAEMAPFVEVLLTNLFKALTLPGSSENEYIMKAIMRSFSLLQESIIPYIPSVTTQLTQKLLAVSKNPSKPHFNHYMFESICLSIRITCKANPDAVGSFEEALFMVFTEILQNDVQEFIPYVFQVMSLLLEMHKNEIPSSYMALFPHLLQPVLWESSGNIPPLVRLLQAYLERGANTIASAAADKIPGLLGVFQKLIASKANDHQGFYLLNSIIEHMPPESVDQYRKQIFILLFQRLQNSKTTKFIKSFLVFINLYCIKYGALALQEIFDSIQPKMFGMVLEKIIIPEIQKVSGQVEKKICAVGITKILTECPPMMDTEYTKLWIPLLQALIGLFELPEDDTIPDEEHFIDIEDTPGYQTAFSQLAFAGKKEHDPVGQMVNNPRIHLAQSLHKLSTACPGRVPSMLSTSLNAEALQYLQGYLQAASVTLL, encoded by the exons ATGGAGCTGAGTGATGCCAATTTACAGACTTTAACTGAGTATCTAAAGAAAACACTAGATCCAGATCCTGCCATAAGGCGTCCTG CGGAAAAGTTTCTTGAGTCAGTTGAAGGAAGCCAGAATTATCCGTTGTTACTCTTAACACTGCTGGAGAAATCACAGGAAAATGTCATCAAAGTTTGTGCATCTGTAACGTTCAAGAATTATATTAAAAGGAACTGGAGAATT GTTGAGGATGAACCGAACAAAATATGTGAATCAGACAGGATAGCCATTAAAGCCAACATAGTGCCCTTGATGCTTAGCAGCCCAGAACAAATTCAAAAGCAG TTAAGTGATGCTATTAGTATTATTGGTCGGGAAGACTTTCCTCAGAAATGGCCAGACTTACTGACAGAAATGGTGAATCGCTTTCAAAGTGGAGATTTTCATGTCATTAATGGCGTCCTTCGCACTGCTCACTCTTTATTTAAAAG GTACCGCCATGAATTTAAGTCAAATGAATTATGGACAGAGATCAAACTTGTCCTTGATGCCTTTGCTTTGCCCTTGACCAATCTCTTTAag GCAACTATTGAACTTTGCAGCACACATGCAAATGATGCTAGTGCTTTGAaggttctcttttcttctctcattctAATTGCGAAGCTGTTCTACAGTTTAAATTTTCAG GATCTTCCCGAGTTTTTTGAAGATAACATGGAAACGTGGATGACAAATTTTCATAGTCTTTTAACTTTAGATAATAAACTTTTGCAGACTGAT gatgaagaggaagcCGGATTACTGGAGCTCTTGAAATCACAAATTTGCGATAATGCTGCTTTATATGCTCAAAAATATGATGAAGAATTCCAGCCCTACCTGCCACGCTTTGTAACAGCAATCTGGAATCTGTTAGTCACAACAGGCCAGGAAGTGAAATATGACTTG CTGGTTAGTAATGCAGTCCAGTTTCTGGCCTCAGTTTGTGAGAGACCACATTACAAGCATCTGTTTGAAGACCAGAATACATTGACAAGCATTTGTGAAAAGGTTATTGTTCCCAATATGGAGTTTAGAG cGGCTGATGAAGAAGCATTTGAAGATAATTCGGAAGAATATATAAGAAGGGATTTGGAAGGATCTG ATATTGACACCAGGCGCAGAGCAGCTTGTGATCTAGTCAGAGGCTTGTGCAAATTTTTTGAAGGGCCTGTGACAGGGATTTTCTCTGGATATGTTAATTCTGTGCTGCAAGAATATGCAAAGAATCCATCTGTTAACTGGAAGCACAAAGATGCAGCTATTTACCTTGTTACGTCTTTGGCATCCAAAGCTCAAACACAGAAG catGGCATAACACAAGCCAATGAACTTGTTAATCTGACAGAATTCTTTGTGAATCACATTCAACCTGACTTAAAGTCTGCTAGTG tgaatgaattccctgTGTTAAAAGCAGATGGTATCAAATATATCATGATTTTTAGAAACcaa GTACCTAAAGAACAACTGTTGGTATCTATTCCTCTCTTAATCAGTCATCTTCAAGCAGAAAGTATTGTGGTCCATACTTATGCAGCCCATGCTCTTGAAAGACTGTTTACCATGAGGGGGACAAATAATAGTACCCT CattacagctgcagaaatggcaCCATTTGTAGAAGTGCTATTAACAAacctttttaaagcactgaCGCTTCCTGGCTCATCTGAAAATGAATACATTATGAAAG CCATCATGAGGAGTTTTTCTCTGCTACAGGAATCCATAATTCCATACATCCCTTCTGTCACCACACAGCTTACACAGAAACTGCTGGCTGTCAGTAAG AATCCAAGCAAACCTCACTTTAACCATTACATGTTTGAATCAATATGCTTGTCAATAAGGATAACATGCAAAGCAAACCCTGATGCAGTTGGAAGCTTTGAAGAGGCTTTGTTTATGGTGTTCACTGAGATACTACAGAATGATGTGCAAG agttCATTCCATATGTGTTTCAAGTGATGTCCCTACTTCtagaaatgcataaaaatgaaatcccGTCATCCTATATGGCATTGTTTCCTCATCTACTTCAGCCAGTATTATGGGAAAGTTCAGGAAACATTCCTCCTTTGGTCCGACTCCTGCAGGCTTATTTAGAGCGGGGTGCCAATACAATagcaagtgctgctgctgacaaaaTT CCTGGATTGTTAGGTGTGTTCCAGAAGTTGATTGCCTCTAAAGCTAATGACCATCAAGGATTCTATCTTCTAAACAGTATTATAGAGCATATGCCTCC TGAGTCAGTTGACCAGTACAGGAAACAGATCTTTATTCTACTATTCCAAAGACTTCAAAAttccaaaacaacaaaatttattaaaa GTTTCCTAGTCTTCATTAACTTGTACTGCATAAAATATGGGGCATTAGCGCTGCAGGAAATATTTGACAGCATACAGCCAAA GATGTTTGGAATGGTTTTGGAGAAAATTATAATTCCTGAAATCCAGAAAGTATCTGGAcaagttgaaaagaaaatctgtgctgttggcattacaaaaatattaacagaatGTCCTCCTATGATGGACACTGAATACACCAAGCTGTG GATTCCTTTGCTGCAGGCCCTCATTGGCCTCTTTGAACTGCCTGAGGATGACACTATCCCTGATGAAGAACACTTCATTGACATAGAAGATACTCCAGGATATCAGACTGCATTCTCTCAGCTAGcctttgctgggaaaaaagaacatgatCCTGTAGGTCAAATGGTGAACAATCCTAGAATCCATCTGGCACAGTCTCTCCACAAACTGTCTACAGCATGCCCAGGCAGG GTTCCTTCAATGCTGAGTACTAGTCTGAATGCAGAAGCGTTGCAGTATCTCCAAGGATACCTCCAAGCTGCAAGTGTGACACTGCTCTGA